Part of the Desulfuromonadaceae bacterium genome, TCGGTCTGATCCGCCGTAACGCCTGCAACGGCACCGGGCAGCGGCTGTTGCGTGCCAGCTCGCGCGCCACCAGCAGTGCCTGATTGTAGCAGCGCTGGCGTATGCGGGCGGTGTGCAACGGCACCGGAACAATCACCTCGGGACGAAACATATCGATATCTTCCCCGACGGTGGACAGCAGCAATCGTCCCAATGGCCGGGCCAGAGATATGTCTTCCTGATATTTGAAACGGTGGATAACATCGCGCAACAGATGTGTGTAAATACCGTGGAAATAAATCTGGCTGAACGCGGGGGGGTGGCGCAAACAACCGGCGCAGAAGTGGGTGCCTGCGGCGGCGGCAAAGGGGAGTGCACAACAACGGCAGCGGGCACCAAGGTAGCGGGGCAGCTCCTGGCGACATTCGGCACAGAGCATTGTGGTGCGATCAACTGCACCGCGTTGCCGACATGCCAGGCAGAGCGGCGGCAGCAGCAGGTCAAACAAACCGGTCAACTCAAAGTGCAGCCACCCGGTAATCGTCACCGCCCCTCCTGTCAAATGATATAAAGCGTTTATTGGAGCAGACTGGTGCCGGTCATTTCCGCTGGTTGCTGCAAACCGAGGAGTTCGAGGAGGGTTGGCGCGATATCGGCCAGAATCCCCTCACGCACCTGTGCCGTGCGCAAATTGGCACCCACCAGAATTACCGGAGCAGGATTGGTGGTATGCGCGGTATGCGGCTGACCGTTCGCATCGGCCATCTGTTCGCAGTTGCCATGGTCAGCGGTCAGCAACAGACTCCCGCCAACAGCAAGAACCGCGGCGACGACCCGGCCAACACACTCGTCAACAGTTTCCATGGCGCGAATCGCTGCGGACTCGACACCGGTATGACCGACCATGTCAGGATTGGCGAAATTCAAAACAATCAGATCATAAATCCCCGAGGCAACGCGTTTTTCAACTTCCGCAGTCACTTCATAAGCGCTCATTTCCGGTTTCAGGTCGTAGGTGGCAACCTCCCGGGGGGATGGAATCAGGGCGCGATCTTCGCCCCGGAAGAGCTCTTCACGACCACCGTTAAAGAAAAAGGTCACATGGGCGTATTTCTCGGTTTCGGCGATCCGCAGCTGTTTTAATCCAGCGTTGGCCACAACCTCACCAAGGATCTGCGGATAATTTTCAGGCGGAAAAGCGATCGGCAGGTCGAACGTTTCATCATATTCAGTCAGACAGACGTACGCTGTCAGTTGGGGAACTTTCTCCCGTTTAAAACCATCAAAAGTGACCGCAGTCAGCGCACGGGTGAGTTCGCGAGCGCGATCTGAGCGGAAATTGAAAAAGATCACCGCATCCCCGTCATCAATCGTGCCGGGGGGCTCATTGGTGCCCAGAATGACGCGCGGTTCAACGAATTCATCATACTGGTCGGCCGCATAGGCACTGGTAATGGCGTCGCGGCTTGATGCTGCCGGAATCCCCTCAGCGGCAACCAGTGCCCGGTACGCACGTGCCACGCGATCCCAGCGGTTATCCCGATCCATTGCATAGAAGCGCCCGCTAACCGTCGCGATCCGACCCACACCAATCCGCTGCAACTCAGCCTCGAGTTCCTGTAAAAAACCTGCGCCACTTTTCGGCGGCGTATCGCGACCATCGAGGAATGGATGGACACACACAGCGGTAATTCCGCAGCGACGCGCCAGTTCCAGCAGCGCATAGAGATGGGTATTATGGGAATGAACCCCGCCGTCGGAAAGGAGCCCGAGAAGGTGAAGTTTGCCGCCACTTTCGCGTAATCGGGTCAGGGCCGCAACCAACACGCTATTGGTAAAAAAATCGCCGTCGCCAATACTTTTGCTGATCCGGGTTAGTTCCTGATAGACAACACGACCGGCACCGATATTGAGGTGGCCGACTTCGGAGTTCCCCATCTGCCCGGCAGGCAGACCGACCGCTGCCCCCGAGGCACCGGCACGGGCCGTCGGGTAGTCGCGCTGCAAGCGATCGAGGTGTGGTGTTGCGGCTAATGCGACGGCGTTATGCTCACGACCTGGATTGAGCCCCCAACCGTCAAGGATCACCAACGCGACCGGTTTTCCGCCCCGACGGTGCATAATTAGTGACGTTCCCCGTGATAGATTTCACTAACCTGTAATGCTTTGGCCTCACGCAGGAGGGCACGGCCAGCCAGGCCGTAGGTTCCCCAGTGACCGCACGCCGGACAACGGCTCTGCCATTCCGGAGTTGACGCATCACATTCTTCGCAGAGATAATCGAGGCGCAGACGATTGTCGATACCGAGTGCCAGCTGATACTCGTTGATCGCTTCATCGGCGCGATTGCGCCGCCGATGGACTTCCGCCAGCAATTGATGCAACTGCGGGGTGTCGATCCCGGCACTTTCAACCAGGCCAAGTTGTTCCATCGCCTCATCAACCATCTCCAGACGCAGACAGAACTTGCCAAAAAACAGGCAGATCAGCAGATCGTCGGGGAACTCGTTGGCCAAATTCCGGTAAAAGTCGAGGAGTGTCGACGGATCCTCGGCGTCCATATAAAGATCTTCAATCCGCGACAGAAAAATACTCTTTCCAAGGGCCAGGTAGGCGCTTCGCCAGGTGGCAAAAGCATCATCCGGTCGCCCCATCTTGCGGTAAGCATCTCCCAGTGAAACCCGTGCCGGAACAAATTTCCCGTCTTCCTTGATGATTTCCTTGAACTCTTTTTTGGCCTGTTCCTGCTCGCCTGAGTCCAGTGCCTGCCGCGCCAGTTCGTAACGCAGATGCCGTAACAGCGCCTGCTCCTCCGCCAGACGGTTCTTCCCCGGACCTGCTTTCATGACTTTACGCTGCAGTTTCAGCGCCTCATTCCAGAGACCATGTTTGATCTGCAAATTGCGCAGCGCGCGCAAAGCCTTACGATTATCTCCTTCGACCAGGAGAATGCTCTGCCAGACCTCGATGGCCTCGTCATTGCGGTCGAGCTCCTCGTAGGTGCTCGCCAGCTTGAACAGGACCTCCATACTTTTCGGATCGACCGTCTTGGCCTTGATCAGCAGATTGATCCCTTCCTGGGGGTTTCCTTCCTGAATGGCCAGATTGGCCAGAGCAATATAACTTTCGACCCTGCCGGGATCGCGTTCAAGCGCACGCTGGAGCAGGGTCTGGGCCTTTTTCAGATCACCGGCGAGCAAGCGATTGACGCCGTCCCGATACACTGAACCGACTTCGCGCGCTTTTTTGTCCTGACGATCCTGTTTGGCATGCCTGGCCCAGTAGAGGACAACCCCGTAAAGGTGCGCCGCGTAGCCGATCACCAGGCCAAACAGGACGCAGCCAACCACCATAATCGCCACCGAGGTTGTCAGGCTCTGATCGCCGAAATAAAAGATCGTAATATCCTGAGGATTCATCCCGGCAAAGTAGATGAAGAACGTCAGAAAAAGGATGATCATCAACAGAAAGGCCATTAGTGTCATGGTCAGCTCCCAGGTAGCCGCACATCAGGCGGTCATTAAATTATTCGCCGAATCTCTCGACTTCCGTTTTACATTCAACACAGTAGCGCGAGAAGGGACGTACTTCCATGCGTTTCTGCGGAATTTCTTCTCCGCAACCAAGACAAACACCATATTCCCCCTGCTCCAGCCGCGCCAGTGCCGCATCAATATCGCGCACTTTCTGGCGCTGTACTTCACTCAGATTCAGGAGTACATCACGTTCGTACGTCGCACACGACATATCACCAATATCAGGGACATCCCCCTGCGCCATTTCCCGCGCAGCCTGCGTATTGCCACTGATCTCGCGCATTACGTCACGGCGCATTGTCAGTAAATTTTTTTTATAGTTCGCGCTTTTCTCCATCGCGTTCAGCTCCAGATGCGGGCATTTGGCCCCGTCGAATCAGGGGTTGTGGTACGGTTCATGGCGAATGATCGTCAATGACCGATAAAGCTGCTCCAGCAACAACAGTCTGACCAGTTGATGGGGCAGGGTCATGGCCGACAGCGACAGCAGCAGGTTGGCGCGCGCCTTGACCGCGTCACTCAGACCGTAGGCGCCGCCAATCACCCAGACGATCTCACCGGTCCCGGCGCTCATCTGTTTTTCCATCCAGTCGGCCAGCTCCGTTGAACGCTGTTGACGCCCGTTCTCATCAAGGACCACAACCGTCGCCTCCGGCGGAATTTTTGCCAGCAGTCGCGCCCCCTCACACTCCCGAATATAGCGGGGATCGGCCTTCTTTCCCCCTTTTTCTTCTTTGTGCTCATCAATCTGTAACGGAAAATAACGTTTAACGCGTTGCGCATACTCAGCGACCCCGTCACGCGTGAAGCTCTCCGCCAGTTTACCAACACACGTCAAACGCAGTTTCAACGCGACGTTGTTTCGGTATCGGGCAATGCAACCAGCGGGGCCTCACTCCAAAGCCCGTCGAGATCGTAAAATACCCGCACCGGTTCCTGAAAAACATGCACCATGATGTCTCCGTAGTCAAGGAGCGCCCAGCGTCCTTCCCGCAGCCCCTCACTCGCCAGCGGAGTAATGCCGTGCTCTTTTTTCAAGCCCAGTTCGATGCCCGTGGCGATCGCTTCAACTTGCCGGTCGGAGCGCCCGGAAACGATCAGCAAATAATCGGTGAGGGATGAAAGACCACGGACATCAAGTAATTTCAGGTCCAGTGCTTTTTTTTCCAGAGCATAGCCAGCACAAAGAAGCGCTCGTTCTTCAGTCGTCAATGGGGTGAATCTCCCTTTATCCTCATTTACACATAGAGATTGTGGGCCGCAATATACTCGGCGACCGGGGCAGGAACCATTCCGGTGATTGGCTCTCCTGCAACCAGCCGGGCCCGAATGGTACTCGATGAGACGGTGCTGGCAGTATCAGAAAGCAAAATCACCCGGTTGCCACTTTGATGGCACAAGTCGCAAGTCGATGCATCATAACAGAACTCACCCCTGACCGCAACGGGAAGCCGTTCTTTGAGATCGGCGCAAACGACCCCGGGACGGGCGGCGACCACCAGGTGCGCAAGGGCAAAAATTTGTCGATATTCCCACCAGGTGGCAAGATCACAAAACGAATCCATGCCGATCAAAAAAAACCGCTCCGCCTGCGGATAAGCGTCGCGCAACTGCCGCAAGGTATCGACAGAATAGCTCTTTCCGGGGCGTTTGAGTTCAATATCGGAAAGCATGAAAGCGGGATGGTTGGCAATTGCGGCGGCGACCATTGCCGCCCGATCTGCATAGCTGACTTCGCGTGGCAATTTTTTGTGTGGCGGAGCGGCCGCTGGAATAAATAATACGTTATCCAGATCGCACCGTTGCCGCATGGCTTCGGCGATCAGCAGATGCCCGTTGTGGACCGGATTAAAGGTCCCGCCGAGAATGCCCAAGCGCTTCATTGCCCGCCCTCTGTCAACTCCGCACCTGACCATCTCCAAAGACAATAAATTTGCGCGTCGTTAAATCTTCCAGCCCCATCGGTCCGAACGCATGGAGTTTGGTCGTCGAAATCCCGATCTCGGCTCCGAGTCCGAACTGATTACCGTCAGAGAAACGGGTCGAGGCATTGACCATCGCAACGCTCGAATTGACTTCACGGATAAAGCGCTGGGCGTTGGCGTAGTCGCACGTCACAATCGACTCGGTGTGCAACGATGTATAGCGGGCAATATGATCAAGCGCGGCGTCCAGATCGGCGACCACCTTCACCGCCAGAATCAGGTCGAGATATTCCGCGTCCCAGTCCTCTTCAGTCGCCGCCTTGATCTCGGGGGCAAACCCCCGCGTCACCTCACAACCACGCAATTCGACCCCTTCTTGAATCAATCGTGCAACAATCCGGGGAACGAATTCTGCGGCAATCGCCTGATCGATCAACAATGTTTCCATTGCGTTGCAGACACCGGGACGTTGCACCTTGGCGTTGACGCAGATGTTCTCGGCCATGTCCTGATCTGCCGATTGATCAACGAAAATGTGACAAACCCCCTTGTAGTGCTTGATCACCGGAATGCGCGAATGTTCACTGACAAAACGAATCAGACTTTCGCCACCGCGCGGAATAATCAAATCAATTTCGTCTTCCAGTTTGAGCAGTTCGGTCACCGCCTCACGATCGGTCGTCGTCACCACCTGAATCGCTCCGGTCGGCACCCCCATGCGCTCCAGTTCGGCACGCAAAATTGTGCCGATCGCGCGATTGGAGTGAATCGCCTCGGAACCACCGCGCAGAATAACGGCATTGCCGCTCTTCAAACAGAGACCGGCAGCGTCGGCAGTGACGTTTGGCCGTGACTCATAGACAATCCCGATCACTCCGAGAGGGATTCTCATGCGACCAACTTGCAGCCCATTCGGTCGGCGCGACAGCTGCGCCACCTCGCCCACCGGATCGGGAAGCGCGGCCACCTCGCGCAAACCGTTCGCCATCGCCCGGATCCGTTGGGTGTCGAGCGTTAAACGGTCGAGCAGCGCACTCGACAGCCCTTTGTCACGCC contains:
- a CDS encoding ComF family protein, translated to MTITGWLHFELTGLFDLLLPPLCLACRQRGAVDRTTMLCAECRQELPRYLGARCRCCALPFAAAAGTHFCAGCLRHPPAFSQIYFHGIYTHLLRDVIHRFKYQEDISLARPLGRLLLSTVGEDIDMFRPEVIVPVPLHTARIRQRCYNQALLVARELARNSRCPVPLQALRRIRPTLSQQGLPAATRRKNVRGAFAADGQHVDGKRVLLVDDVMTTGATLNECARTLRQAGAQQVAAAVVARVDREPALIFE
- the gpmI gene encoding 2,3-bisphosphoglycerate-independent phosphoglycerate mutase: MHRRGGKPVALVILDGWGLNPGREHNAVALAATPHLDRLQRDYPTARAGASGAAVGLPAGQMGNSEVGHLNIGAGRVVYQELTRISKSIGDGDFFTNSVLVAALTRLRESGGKLHLLGLLSDGGVHSHNTHLYALLELARRCGITAVCVHPFLDGRDTPPKSGAGFLQELEAELQRIGVGRIATVSGRFYAMDRDNRWDRVARAYRALVAAEGIPAASSRDAITSAYAADQYDEFVEPRVILGTNEPPGTIDDGDAVIFFNFRSDRARELTRALTAVTFDGFKREKVPQLTAYVCLTEYDETFDLPIAFPPENYPQILGEVVANAGLKQLRIAETEKYAHVTFFFNGGREELFRGEDRALIPSPREVATYDLKPEMSAYEVTAEVEKRVASGIYDLIVLNFANPDMVGHTGVESAAIRAMETVDECVGRVVAAVLAVGGSLLLTADHGNCEQMADANGQPHTAHTTNPAPVILVGANLRTAQVREGILADIAPTLLELLGLQQPAEMTGTSLLQ
- a CDS encoding tetratricopeptide repeat protein, which encodes MTLMAFLLMIILFLTFFIYFAGMNPQDITIFYFGDQSLTTSVAIMVVGCVLFGLVIGYAAHLYGVVLYWARHAKQDRQDKKAREVGSVYRDGVNRLLAGDLKKAQTLLQRALERDPGRVESYIALANLAIQEGNPQEGINLLIKAKTVDPKSMEVLFKLASTYEELDRNDEAIEVWQSILLVEGDNRKALRALRNLQIKHGLWNEALKLQRKVMKAGPGKNRLAEEQALLRHLRYELARQALDSGEQEQAKKEFKEIIKEDGKFVPARVSLGDAYRKMGRPDDAFATWRSAYLALGKSIFLSRIEDLYMDAEDPSTLLDFYRNLANEFPDDLLICLFFGKFCLRLEMVDEAMEQLGLVESAGIDTPQLHQLLAEVHRRRNRADEAINEYQLALGIDNRLRLDYLCEECDASTPEWQSRCPACGHWGTYGLAGRALLREAKALQVSEIYHGERH
- a CDS encoding TraR/DksA family transcriptional regulator, whose product is MEKSANYKKNLLTMRRDVMREISGNTQAAREMAQGDVPDIGDMSCATYERDVLLNLSEVQRQKVRDIDAALARLEQGEYGVCLGCGEEIPQKRMEVRPFSRYCVECKTEVERFGE
- the rlmH gene encoding 23S rRNA (pseudouridine(1915)-N(3))-methyltransferase RlmH, coding for MKLRLTCVGKLAESFTRDGVAEYAQRVKRYFPLQIDEHKEEKGGKKADPRYIRECEGARLLAKIPPEATVVVLDENGRQQRSTELADWMEKQMSAGTGEIVWVIGGAYGLSDAVKARANLLLSLSAMTLPHQLVRLLLLEQLYRSLTIIRHEPYHNP
- the rsfS gene encoding ribosome silencing factor; this encodes MTTEERALLCAGYALEKKALDLKLLDVRGLSSLTDYLLIVSGRSDRQVEAIATGIELGLKKEHGITPLASEGLREGRWALLDYGDIMVHVFQEPVRVFYDLDGLWSEAPLVALPDTETTSR
- the nadD gene encoding nicotinate-nucleotide adenylyltransferase, which translates into the protein MKRLGILGGTFNPVHNGHLLIAEAMRQRCDLDNVLFIPAAAPPHKKLPREVSYADRAAMVAAAIANHPAFMLSDIELKRPGKSYSVDTLRQLRDAYPQAERFFLIGMDSFCDLATWWEYRQIFALAHLVVAARPGVVCADLKERLPVAVRGEFCYDASTCDLCHQSGNRVILLSDTASTVSSSTIRARLVAGEPITGMVPAPVAEYIAAHNLYV
- a CDS encoding glutamate-5-semialdehyde dehydrogenase, which encodes MSIAVEMRQLALEAKAAARVLANLSSQVKNDLLNNMAAALEAATDQLAGENAKDLAVGRDKGLSSALLDRLTLDTQRIRAMANGLREVAALPDPVGEVAQLSRRPNGLQVGRMRIPLGVIGIVYESRPNVTADAAGLCLKSGNAVILRGGSEAIHSNRAIGTILRAELERMGVPTGAIQVVTTTDREAVTELLKLEDEIDLIIPRGGESLIRFVSEHSRIPVIKHYKGVCHIFVDQSADQDMAENICVNAKVQRPGVCNAMETLLIDQAIAAEFVPRIVARLIQEGVELRGCEVTRGFAPEIKAATEEDWDAEYLDLILAVKVVADLDAALDHIARYTSLHTESIVTCDYANAQRFIREVNSSVAMVNASTRFSDGNQFGLGAEIGISTTKLHAFGPMGLEDLTTRKFIVFGDGQVRS